Genomic window (Magnolia sinica isolate HGM2019 chromosome 6, MsV1, whole genome shotgun sequence):
TGTGAGGATGGGAAAGTTCCCACAACATCGTGGGATTAGCAAGCTTCCTATAGATAAAACTTGGATAATTTGACAGACTAATGAATGATACACGTGTCATATAAGTAATTATTAAAACTAAAGTGTCTATAAGTACAAGTAACAGTTTAGATGTATTACTACCttaaaaaatatatcatttttaaGTCTACGCGTCTCAATTATCGTATGCCagggtatcaaataactctcccaTTACTATTTTCATGTGCTCCCAGCTTAATGCCTCACACGATCACTCCCCTAGAAAGGGTTTAAATACATTTATTATAGTAGTAGATTAATGGGTACATTTTACATACTCATATTGAgtatcattcatgcatttatagAGTGGGCCTCATCTCTAATAGTAGCATGTCATCCAATTAAATTTGAACATCTTGTGCTTGAGCCTAGCACTGTGAGGCAAGTACCCAATTCCAATACATTTAACATTTTTGACTCCGATTGTGGGCCAAGATTATATTGAGCTCCATAAAAATAGGATGTGACCGAATTTGATTGGATGACATGTCACTATCAAAGATGGGGCCCACCCAACTTGTTTGGAAACCTTTGGGTGGAAAATATATTCAATTTAGCATATCTCTAAtatttgatgggcccacacaaAACATTTTCATAAATGTTGTATAAAATATGTATTAAATTGAGCTTATCTTTATCAAGGGTCTATTATCCAATCAAATTCCGTTATATTATCTCTTTGAAAAGTTTGTACAGCCAAAGCATACCCTATCCGAATCCTGGCTTGTATTGCAACTCATCAATTTGGACAAAGGACATCCATAGAAGTTAATTGGCATTTAAATAAgttaatctggaccgtctaaatagtgtggcccatttagacgAAGCATCACACGAACCATGGAGGGGGACAGCAAGAAAATAACGTTGAGCTGAAAGACTATGTAAcctgattttctagccatctattTGCTGGCAACAAATTGGACGCCCCCGATCACCCAATTGATGCGAATATCATTCTATCCATCCAATCACGACTTGCCCACCTCGATTCGTctacatgtatgccacgtgtacggtagatGATTTGCCACAACTAGTGTAAGAAGATTTCATTTAGGTGTTCTTTCCCACCAAAATTTCACATGCGTAGATGATCCaatccgtgcaaaaggtgggcggCAGGCACGATAATGTTAACCTGGCCTgagaatcaggccaatccactatTCGTTGGATCCGTCTATTAGTCTATTGTTTTTTATGTTGtgctcatctcaaccattgaatcagcCTAATTTTCATACAAGATGATCACCATCGCGTATCCCATCCTTTTCACGGATTGGATATCATACACGTGTGACATATCAGTGGGAAAAAAGTGTCTGTATAAGAGCTTATGATACAGCCGACCCGGATGACCCGGTCTACCCCTCCCTTCGACGTACGGACATCTCAGAGCCTGAtttaactaaattcaaaaaagCAGTCAATGCCTATTTCCATACCTCTTCCAGGTTAACGGAATTGATCTTTACACCCTCAATTTTCACCTTTGAtactaaaataatacaaaaatgtaCCATTTTAATTCAAAAACAGAAAATAAGTGTCTAAAAATCAATCAGGATGGGTGTATATCATCCTACATCACAAAAGACAAAAATCTTCGTCAGACACAATGTCGTTAACGAATGGCATTTCCGTTATTCTCTCAAAATCAAGGTATTATTTTCCAATTCTTCCCTTATATAATACAACGACAGACCGAATGCGCTTTCGTTGTAGTAAAAAACCGAACACCCACAGCGAACTTCCACTATGGGCTTTCCTCTCTGCTATTCTGGAATTTTCTTCCCGAAACTCCTCATACCTGCATTTTCTCTTCTGGGTTTCATCAGAAAACTCATCTGCTGCATCTTTCGCTATTTGGGTCTCAGCGAATTCATCGAGTTGGACGTTACATGGCCCACCAATCCCACCCATCAGCATCGACACCGTTCATTTTCAGCGATGCTGATACGAGAGATCCTGCCCGTTGTTTTATACGAAGATCTACGTGGCGATTCCATGTCAGACAGCTGTGCAGTCTGTCTCTATGAGTTCGAGGGCcgagaagagatccgacggttgaCGAACTGCCGTCACATATTCCATCGGACgtgtttggaccgttggatggaccTTGATCAGAAGACATGCCCATTGTGTCGGACTTCTTTTGTGCCCAAAGAGATGCAGGAGGCCTTTGATGAGGTGGTCTGGGTAGCGGATATACACGGGGAGTATACGTATCCGTATCCGTATCCGTATCCGTCTATGCTAGAATCGGATTCTTTAGCTTTGTAGTAGAAAGCTCAAGTGTATATAAAGATTTGAGAGTGTATGTTCGTGAGTTCTAACTTCTAAagatttgtattttggttttggGTGCGTTTGGACGTGCCTCAAAATGTGATATTTTACTAACGGAAGCCAAATAACTTGTGTTTTGGAAAGGAGAAAGTGGGAAAATGGTACTGATGTATTTGGGTATTTTGATTTTGGGTGATTATAAATTCAGACTAATTAGATTGAGTAAGGTTGATTTAAGGGTTTGGATCTTCTTTCATTGTGTGTCAGTGGTGTTTGGATAATGGACCGTTGTGATTGAAGGTAGGATGGGGGCCTTTAAGCAGATCCAAGAGAAGACAAGATAGCTGATGTCATGCGTGTAGACATGTTggacggggattgcgtcctacccgctcgtctccagctgggaacaggCAGGATCTTTGAGTGaaaaccgtgatgtatgggtctaatccacatcgtccatccattttttcgtatgattttatgaaaattactcaaaaatgatgcagatccaatgctcaagtggatcacaccacaggaagaagcggtgataatgattctcaccgttgaaacttttctaggacccaccgtgatgtttattttacatccaacctattcatcttACATAAACccggatgaaaagaaaacacaaatatcagcaaaatccaaaacttctgtggcccccaagaagttttcaacggtaagagtttaatacccattgtgtagtccacatgTGCCTaggatctacctgaattttgggtttatatcctaaaatgataca
Coding sequences:
- the LOC131250138 gene encoding brassinosteroid-responsive RING protein 1-like; translation: MGFPLCYSGIFFPKLLIPAFSLLGFIRKLICCIFRYLGLSEFIELDVTWPTNPTHQHRHRSFSAMLIREILPVVLYEDLRGDSMSDSCAVCLYEFEGREEIRRLTNCRHIFHRTCLDRWMDLDQKTCPLCRTSFVPKEMQEAFDEVVWVADIHGEYTYPYPYPYPSMLESDSLAL